In Mustela nigripes isolate SB6536 chromosome 2, MUSNIG.SB6536, whole genome shotgun sequence, a single window of DNA contains:
- the LOC132010388 gene encoding olfactory receptor-like protein OLF4, translating into MDPENNTGISEFHLLGFTEKPELQPLIFGLFLSIYLITVFGNLLIILAVSSDSHLHTPMYFFLANLSFVDICFTSTTVPKMLWNIQTQRKVITYAGCITQMYFFILFTGLDMFLLTVMAYDRFVAICHPLHYTVIMNPWLCGLLVLVCWILSVFHSLLHTSMVLRLSFCTEVEIPHFFCELNQMIQLACSDTFLNNMVMYFAAMLLAVGPFIGILYSYSMIVSSICGISSAQGKYKAFSTCTSHLSVVSLFYCTSLGVYLSSAATKSSHSNTVASVMYTVVTPMLNPFIYSLRNKDIKEALMRFSRMTALKGIIVLALKKCP; encoded by the coding sequence ATGGACCCAGAAAACAATACAGGAATTTCAGAGTTCCACCTTCTTGGATTTACAGAGAAACCAGAACTGCAGCCCCTCATATTTGGGCTTTTCCTCTCCATTTATCTGATCACTGTGTTTGGAAACCTGCTCATCATCCTGGCTGTCAGCTCtgactcccacctccacacccccatgtacttcttccttgcAAACCTGTCTTTTGTAGACATCTGTTTCACCTCCACCACTGTCCCCAAGATGCTGTGGAATATCCAAACTCAGAGAAAAGTCATTACCTATGCAGGCTGCATCACACAGATGTATTTTTTCATACTATTTACAGGATTAGACATGTTCCTCCTGACAGTGATGGCTTATGACCGCTTTGTGGCCATCTGTCACCCACTGCATTACACAGTCATCATGAACCCCTGGCTTTGTGGACTGCTGGTTCTGGTATGTTGGATCCTGAGTGTCTTTCATTCTTTACTACACACTTCCATGGTGTTGCGGTTGTCCTTCTGCACAGAGGTGGAAATCCCCCACTTTTTCTGTGAACTCAACCAGATGATCCAACTTGCATGTTCTGACACCTTTCTCAATAATATGGTGATGTATTTTGCAGCCATGTTGCTGGCTGTTGGTCCCTTCATTGGTATCCTTTACTCTTACTCCATGATTGTTTCCTCCATATGTGGGATCTCATCAGCTCAGGGCAAGTATAAAGCATTTTCCACCTGTACATCTCACCTCTCAgttgtctctttattttattgtacGAGCCTAGGAGTGTACCTTAGCTCTGCTGCTACCAAGAGCTCCCACTCAAATACAGTAGCCTCAGTTATGTACACGGTGGTTACACCCATGCTGAACCCATTCATCTACAGCCTGAGGAATAAAGACATAAAGGAAGCTCTGATGAGATTCTCTAGGATGACAGCTCTAAAAGGGATAATTGTTCTAGCACTGAAGAAGTGCCCATGA